The following are encoded together in the candidate division KSB1 bacterium genome:
- the purB gene encoding adenylosuccinate lyase yields MIARYTLPEMGRIWSEDNKLAIWLQVEILACEAQAELGVVPRAALATIKAKAAYSPSRVLEIENTVKHDVIAFLTNVAENVGPEGRYLHLGMTSSDLLDTALAVQLKQAGELLLRRLQDLRAAIGAQAVAHKYTVCIGRSHGVHAEPTTFGLKLAGWYDEVGRQQQRLQQAVQAVAVGKISGAVGTYAHLDPRVEAHVCDRLGLRPAAISTQIVSRDLHAEFLNTLALIGASLEKFATEIRNLQRTEILEAEEPFASGQKGSSAMPHKRNPITCERITGLARLLRSHALAGMENVALWHERDISHSSVERVVLPDSTIVLDYMLAQFTKVVAGLHVYPENMRRNLARTRGLIHSQQVLLALTRKGMAREEAYRLVQQHAMAIWNAALTATAPAADFQARLLADEQVRRHLSEQEVAQCFELDHNFRHLEAIFARLGLS; encoded by the coding sequence ATGATCGCACGCTATACCTTGCCCGAAATGGGCCGGATTTGGAGCGAGGACAACAAGCTCGCCATTTGGCTGCAGGTCGAAATTCTCGCTTGCGAGGCGCAAGCCGAACTGGGTGTGGTGCCGCGCGCCGCGCTGGCCACCATCAAAGCCAAAGCCGCCTATTCGCCCAGCCGCGTGTTGGAGATCGAAAACACCGTCAAGCACGATGTGATCGCCTTTCTCACCAACGTCGCGGAGAACGTGGGGCCGGAGGGCCGCTACCTGCACCTGGGCATGACCTCCTCCGATCTGCTCGACACCGCGCTGGCCGTGCAACTCAAGCAGGCCGGGGAGCTGCTGCTGCGCCGCCTGCAGGACCTGCGGGCAGCCATTGGCGCGCAGGCGGTGGCGCACAAATACACCGTCTGCATTGGCCGTTCGCACGGCGTGCACGCCGAGCCGACCACCTTCGGCTTGAAGCTGGCGGGGTGGTATGACGAAGTTGGCCGGCAGCAGCAGCGCCTGCAGCAGGCGGTGCAAGCCGTGGCGGTGGGCAAGATCTCCGGCGCGGTCGGCACCTATGCGCATCTCGATCCACGCGTCGAGGCCCATGTGTGCGACCGGCTCGGGTTGCGGCCGGCGGCGATCTCGACACAAATCGTGTCGCGCGACCTCCATGCGGAATTTCTCAATACCCTGGCGTTGATCGGCGCTTCCCTGGAAAAATTCGCCACGGAAATTCGCAACCTGCAGCGCACCGAAATCCTGGAGGCCGAAGAGCCGTTTGCCAGCGGTCAAAAGGGCTCATCGGCCATGCCGCACAAGCGCAATCCGATTACCTGCGAACGCATCACAGGCCTGGCGCGGCTGCTGCGCAGCCACGCGCTCGCCGGCATGGAGAACGTTGCCCTGTGGCATGAACGCGACATTTCGCACAGCTCGGTGGAGCGCGTGGTGCTGCCGGACAGCACGATCGTGCTGGATTACATGCTGGCGCAATTCACCAAAGTCGTCGCCGGCCTGCACGTTTACCCGGAAAACATGCGGCGCAACCTCGCGCGCACCCGGGGCCTGATTCATTCCCAGCAGGTTTTGCTCGCGCTCACGCGCAAGGGCATGGCCCGCGAAGAGGCCTACCGGCTGGTGCAGCAGCATGCCATGGCCATTTGGAATGCCGCCTTGACCGCCACCGCGCCCGCAGCGGACTTCCAGGCGCGCCTGCTGGCTGATGAACAGGTGCGTCGCCACCTTTCGGAGCAGGAAGTCGCACAGTGTTTCGAGTTGGATCACAATTTCCGGCATCTCGAGGCGATCTTTGCCCGCCTCGGGCTGTCGTGA
- the fsa gene encoding fructose-6-phosphate aldolase — protein sequence MKLFLDTANLAEIKKIAAMGLLDGVTTNPTLISKEKGEFKQILLNICEVVPGPVNAEVVSLEADGMVREGRELAKIHKNIVVKIPMTREGLVAVRRLSSEKIPTNVTLIFSPNQALLAAKAGASYVSPFLGRLDDISHVGMDLVRTIVEIYDNYEFETEVLAASLRHPVHVVEAALAGADIATLPAKVFDQLFEHPLTDIGLKRFLQDWEKVKQAQI from the coding sequence ATGAAGCTTTTTCTCGACACCGCTAATCTGGCCGAAATCAAAAAAATCGCAGCCATGGGCCTGCTCGATGGCGTCACCACCAATCCCACGCTGATCTCAAAAGAAAAGGGGGAATTCAAGCAGATCCTGCTCAACATTTGTGAGGTGGTGCCGGGGCCGGTGAATGCAGAGGTCGTGTCCCTGGAGGCTGACGGCATGGTTAGGGAAGGCCGCGAACTGGCCAAAATCCACAAGAACATCGTGGTCAAAATCCCGATGACGCGCGAGGGTTTGGTGGCGGTGCGGCGGTTGTCGAGTGAGAAGATTCCCACCAACGTCACGCTGATTTTCAGCCCGAATCAGGCCCTGCTCGCCGCCAAGGCCGGCGCCTCCTATGTCAGCCCGTTCCTGGGCCGGCTCGATGACATCTCGCACGTCGGCATGGATCTGGTGCGCACCATCGTCGAAATCTACGACAATTATGAATTCGAGACCGAGGTGCTGGCGGCGAGTCTGCGTCATCCGGTGCATGTGGTGGAGGCGGCGCTGGCGGGCGCGGATATCGCCACGCTGCCGGCGAAGGTCTTTGACCAGCTTTTCGAACATCCGCTCACCGATATTGGTCTGAAGCGGTTCCTGCAGGATTGGGAAAAGGTCAAGCAGGCGCAGATTTGA
- the truA gene encoding tRNA pseudouridine(38-40) synthase TruA — MPNIKLIVEYDGSNFCGWQTQPHRRTVQSELQRALKILLKEEVGLHVAGRTDAGVHALNQVVNFHTSAMVEPERLPRKLNGILPHDVVVKQAEFVPEAFHARYDAVSRQYLYVLSRHPVAVGRGYAYFCKFPLALEAMQAAAQHLLGEHNFRAFCASDTDDPHYLSRVEMVQWEDSDGKILVRLRANRFLRSMVRIIIGTLIEVGRGALPVDEVAAILANQKRVHAGATAPPHGLFLERVFYPAAATVLPAEEATALERLRMDSRPAMLAEDLN; from the coding sequence ATGCCGAATATCAAACTGATTGTGGAATACGACGGCAGTAATTTTTGCGGCTGGCAAACCCAGCCCCATCGGCGCACGGTGCAAAGCGAATTGCAGCGCGCCCTCAAAATTTTGTTGAAAGAAGAGGTCGGGCTGCATGTCGCCGGCCGCACCGATGCCGGGGTGCATGCGCTTAACCAGGTCGTCAACTTTCACACTTCCGCGATGGTGGAGCCGGAGCGTCTGCCCCGCAAGCTCAACGGCATTCTGCCGCACGATGTCGTGGTCAAGCAGGCGGAGTTTGTGCCGGAGGCGTTCCACGCCCGCTATGATGCGGTGAGCCGCCAGTATCTCTACGTGCTCAGCCGTCATCCGGTGGCGGTCGGCCGCGGCTATGCCTATTTTTGCAAGTTTCCCCTCGCGCTGGAGGCGATGCAGGCCGCGGCGCAACACCTGCTGGGCGAGCACAATTTTCGCGCCTTTTGTGCCAGCGACACCGACGATCCGCATTACCTCAGCCGTGTCGAGATGGTGCAATGGGAGGACAGCGACGGGAAAATTCTCGTGCGGCTGCGCGCCAACCGTTTCCTGCGCAGCATGGTGCGCATCATCATCGGCACGCTGATCGAAGTCGGCCGTGGCGCCCTGCCCGTCGACGAGGTGGCTGCCATCCTGGCCAATCAAAAGCGCGTCCATGCCGGCGCCACTGCGCCACCGCATGGCTTGTTCCTGGAACGGGTTTTCTATCCCGCCGCCGCCACGGTTCTGCCCGCGGAAGAGGCGACAGCGCTGGAACGCCTGCGCATGGATTCCCGACCAGCGATGTTGGCCGAAGACTTGAACTGA
- a CDS encoding energy-coupling factor transporter transmembrane protein EcfT, whose product MSLWQNITLGRYIPADSIVHRLDPRAKLLASVVIMFTIMRAESWPALLLWTALLLAAISGTRIPLRIFLSNLRAFLWLFGITILLHALTSATAPEAEGGVVFSWHGVARGMQYALRLGLLVIVAALLSNTTIPTDLTDGLERLLRPMQRLRFPVHELALMTTMALRFVPTIVEEAQRIQRAQLARGARFAGSLRQRVQALVPMLVPLFVATFSRADELAVAMEARCYQGGEGRVSYRELAWRKRDWAALAVTAGLSLLAFHLS is encoded by the coding sequence ATGAGTTTATGGCAGAATATTACCCTCGGTAGATACATCCCGGCAGACTCGATCGTTCACCGGCTTGATCCACGCGCCAAGCTGCTCGCAAGCGTTGTTATCATGTTCACGATCATGCGGGCGGAATCCTGGCCGGCACTGCTGCTGTGGACGGCTCTGCTCCTGGCGGCCATAAGCGGCACACGCATCCCGTTGCGCATTTTTTTGAGCAACCTGCGGGCTTTCCTCTGGCTGTTTGGGATTACCATTCTCCTGCACGCGTTGACCAGTGCCACTGCCCCAGAGGCGGAGGGGGGCGTCGTTTTTTCGTGGCACGGTGTGGCGCGGGGGATGCAATACGCCCTGCGACTTGGGCTGCTGGTGATTGTGGCAGCGCTCTTGTCGAACACCACGATTCCCACGGATTTGACCGATGGCTTGGAGCGACTGCTGCGGCCCATGCAGCGGCTGCGGTTTCCCGTGCACGAACTGGCGCTGATGACCACCATGGCGTTGCGCTTTGTGCCGACGATTGTGGAAGAGGCACAGCGCATTCAGCGGGCGCAGCTTGCGCGCGGCGCCCGTTTTGCGGGCAGCCTGCGGCAGCGTGTGCAGGCGCTCGTGCCCATGCTGGTGCCGCTGTTTGTCGCCACCTTCAGCCGTGCCGATGAGCTGGCAGTGGCAATGGAGGCGCGTTGCTATCAAGGCGGCGAGGGCCGGGTGAGTTATCGTGAGTTGGCGTGGCGGAAACGCGACTGGGCCGCCCTCGCGGTGACGGCGGGTCTCAGTCTGCTGGCTTTCCATCTTTCCTGA